One window of Candidatus Microthrix subdominans genomic DNA carries:
- a CDS encoding type B 50S ribosomal protein L31 codes for MRPDIHPEYRQVVFHDNSSGERWITQSTIATTETVTFSDGKDYPLAKVEISSYSHPFFTGQMKIVDTAGRVERFERRYGRRARSGDAAGAEDSKS; via the coding sequence CAGGTCGTGTTCCACGACAACTCCTCGGGCGAGCGTTGGATCACCCAGTCGACGATTGCGACCACCGAGACGGTGACGTTCTCCGACGGGAAGGACTACCCGTTGGCGAAGGTGGAGATCTCCTCGTACTCCCATCCCTTCTTCACCGGCCAGATGAAGATCGTCGACACCGCCGGTCGCGTCGAGCGCTTCGAGCGTCGCTACGGCCGCCGCGCCCGCTCCGGCGATGCAGCCGGTGCCGAGGACTCCAAGTCGTAG
- the prfA gene encoding peptide chain release factor 1 has translation MSQLSSARLDALTREYGDVGMRLADPAVYDDRERQISLAKRHSELEPIVASIDAWREAEGELAAARELIAEGGGDPELAEMARDAEAAVTVAEEDLRAQLMPKDPDAGRPVLLEVRGAEGGEEANLFARELLDMYRTWAAAHGWRFEVISADASDLGGLTGALVRISGPDAWSRLKFEAGPHRVQRVPVTEAQGRVHTSSAVVTALVEADAVEVNLDPSELRVDTYRASGAGGQHVNKTESAVRITHEPTGLVVAMQDEKSQTQNRERAMVVLRSRLLALRRAEQDAETAGAKRAQGGGGGRSEKIRTYNYKDNRVTDHRIGLTLYSLDKVLAGELDLVSDPLLSEERARLLTSET, from the coding sequence GTGTCACAGCTCAGCAGCGCCCGCCTCGATGCCCTGACGCGCGAGTACGGCGACGTGGGCATGCGCCTGGCCGATCCGGCGGTGTACGACGATCGGGAGCGCCAGATCTCGCTGGCCAAGCGCCACTCCGAGCTGGAGCCGATCGTCGCCTCGATCGACGCCTGGCGGGAGGCCGAGGGTGAGCTGGCCGCTGCGAGGGAGCTGATCGCCGAGGGCGGCGGCGACCCGGAGCTGGCCGAGATGGCCCGGGACGCCGAGGCGGCGGTGACGGTGGCGGAGGAGGACCTGCGGGCACAGCTGATGCCCAAGGATCCCGACGCCGGCCGGCCGGTGCTGCTCGAGGTGCGCGGTGCCGAGGGGGGCGAGGAGGCCAACCTGTTCGCACGGGAGCTGCTCGACATGTACCGAACGTGGGCGGCCGCTCACGGTTGGCGCTTCGAGGTGATCAGCGCCGACGCGTCCGACCTGGGCGGGCTGACCGGCGCGCTGGTGCGCATCAGCGGGCCGGACGCCTGGAGCCGGCTGAAGTTCGAGGCCGGACCGCATCGGGTGCAGCGGGTACCGGTCACCGAGGCCCAAGGCCGCGTGCACACCTCCTCGGCGGTGGTCACCGCGCTGGTCGAGGCCGACGCGGTCGAGGTCAACCTCGACCCCTCCGAGCTGCGGGTGGACACCTACCGGGCGTCGGGCGCCGGCGGCCAGCACGTCAACAAGACCGAGTCGGCGGTGCGCATCACCCACGAGCCGACCGGGCTGGTCGTCGCCATGCAGGACGAGAAGAGCCAGACCCAGAACCGCGAGCGGGCCATGGTGGTGCTGCGCAGCCGGCTGTTGGCGCTGCGCCGGGCCGAACAGGACGCGGAGACCGCCGGCGCCAAGCGGGCCCAGGGCGGCGGCGGCGGGCGCTCGGAGAAGATCCGTACCTACAACTACAAGGACAACCGGGTGACCGACCATCGCATCGGCCTCACCCTGTACTCGCTCGACAAGGTGCTGGCCGGTGAGCTCGACTTGGTGTCCGACCCCCTGTTGTCCGAGGAGCGGGCCCGCCTGCTCACCTCCGAGACGTGA
- the prmC gene encoding peptide chain release factor N(5)-glutamine methyltransferase has product MTDTEPPNAGPSDAGPAGPTMSLAELRAETQARLASAGLDNARVEAVWLLEEATGLDPAEQALEAVRPVTVGQVGRLDAMVARRVGGEPLQYVLGRWAFRKLDLATDARALIPRPETEAVVEVALGELDRAIDAGRRTPLAVDLGTGTGAIALSLVAERSRVQVIATERSSDAMALARANLAGLGAGAERVRLAEGSWWEALDPTLEGSVDLVVSNPPYVPDDAPLPPTVADWEPTAALRAGTDGLDDLRVIIAGAARWLRPGGALVVEIGDDQGVAAAALAQEVGLGDVAVHPDLAGRDRTLAARRAMSTT; this is encoded by the coding sequence GTGACCGACACCGAGCCGCCCAACGCTGGGCCGTCCGACGCTGGGCCGGCGGGGCCGACCATGTCCCTCGCCGAGCTCCGGGCGGAGACCCAGGCCCGCTTGGCCTCGGCCGGCCTCGACAACGCCCGGGTCGAGGCGGTGTGGCTGCTCGAGGAGGCGACCGGGCTTGATCCGGCCGAGCAGGCGCTGGAGGCGGTCCGTCCGGTCACGGTCGGTCAGGTCGGTCGTCTGGATGCGATGGTCGCCCGCCGCGTGGGTGGCGAACCGCTGCAGTACGTGCTGGGGCGTTGGGCCTTCCGCAAGCTCGACCTGGCGACCGACGCCCGGGCGCTGATCCCTCGACCGGAGACCGAAGCGGTGGTCGAGGTGGCGCTGGGTGAGCTGGACCGTGCGATCGACGCGGGACGCCGCACCCCGCTCGCCGTCGACCTGGGCACGGGGACCGGCGCGATTGCGCTGTCGCTGGTCGCTGAGCGGTCGCGCGTGCAGGTGATCGCCACCGAGCGCTCGAGCGACGCCATGGCCCTGGCGCGGGCCAACCTGGCCGGGCTGGGGGCGGGGGCCGAGCGGGTGCGGCTGGCGGAGGGGTCGTGGTGGGAGGCGCTCGATCCGACGCTCGAGGGCTCGGTCGACCTGGTCGTGTCCAACCCGCCCTACGTGCCCGACGACGCGCCCCTGCCACCGACGGTTGCGGACTGGGAGCCGACAGCGGCACTGCGCGCCGGGACGGACGGGTTGGACGACCTGCGGGTGATCATCGCCGGTGCGGCGCGCTGGCTGCGCCCGGGCGGCGCGCTCGTCGTCGAGATCGGCGACGACCAGGGTGTTGCAGCCGCCGCGCTGGCGCAGGAGGTGGGCCTGGGCGACGTGGCCGTCCACCCCGATCTCGCCGGGCGTGACCGCACCCTGGCCGCCCGCCGGGCGATGTCGACCACATGA
- a CDS encoding L-threonylcarbamoyladenylate synthase, which produces MSVVARVISVVADPSGGDDIDLEAAVALVAEVLVAGGTVLIPTDTVYGLAVLASGIGGVEALSRIKGRDPDKPVAVLVASPAQGLELFDRPGEALTRLASALWPGPLTLVAPAATGAPAPVVSASGTIGVRCPDHELVRRVAEAVGPLAVTSANPAGGEPLVRLGPLSALIEAWAALSEASLVVDGGPLPGTASTVVEVPAAAGGWSHGLRVLRNGPISAAAIGDLWRGSVK; this is translated from the coding sequence ATGAGCGTGGTGGCCCGGGTGATCAGCGTGGTCGCCGATCCGTCGGGTGGCGACGATATCGATCTCGAGGCGGCGGTGGCGCTCGTCGCCGAGGTGCTCGTCGCCGGCGGAACGGTGCTGATCCCGACCGACACGGTGTACGGGCTGGCGGTGCTCGCCTCCGGCATCGGCGGCGTCGAGGCGCTGTCCCGCATCAAGGGGCGGGACCCCGACAAGCCGGTGGCGGTGCTCGTCGCCTCCCCGGCCCAGGGGCTGGAGCTGTTCGACCGGCCCGGCGAGGCGTTGACCCGCCTGGCGTCGGCCTTGTGGCCCGGGCCGCTCACCCTGGTGGCGCCCGCAGCCACCGGCGCTCCGGCGCCGGTGGTGAGCGCCTCGGGCACGATCGGTGTCCGGTGCCCGGATCACGAGCTGGTGCGCCGTGTGGCCGAGGCGGTGGGCCCGCTGGCGGTCACGTCGGCAAACCCGGCCGGCGGGGAGCCGCTGGTGCGCCTCGGGCCCCTGTCGGCGCTGATCGAGGCGTGGGCTGCGCTGAGCGAGGCGTCGCTGGTCGTTGACGGGGGGCCGCTTCCCGGCACGGCCTCGACGGTGGTCGAGGTGCCGGCGGCGGCCGGTGGCTGGTCGCATGGGTTGCGCGTGCTGCGCAACGGCCCGATCAGTGCTGCGGCAATCGGTGACCTGTGGCGGGGAAGCGTGAAGTAG
- a CDS encoding cyclic nucleotide-binding domain-containing protein encodes MSFWKKPAESADYLSSVAFFEGFTSDELARVASLSGELTVGSGAVVIDQGDTGVDCYVIVEGTASVRVRDEEVAVLSAGDMVGEMALIDHRPRTASVVATSDMRLLRFNSRQFRQLLTEMPKAEERVMMTLTERLRTDDG; translated from the coding sequence ATGAGTTTTTGGAAGAAGCCCGCCGAAAGCGCCGACTACCTGTCGAGCGTCGCGTTCTTTGAAGGGTTCACCTCCGATGAGCTGGCGAGGGTGGCCAGCCTGTCCGGCGAGCTCACCGTCGGGTCGGGTGCGGTCGTCATCGATCAGGGCGATACCGGCGTCGACTGCTACGTGATCGTCGAGGGGACGGCGTCGGTGCGGGTACGCGACGAGGAGGTTGCCGTGCTGTCCGCCGGCGACATGGTGGGGGAGATGGCGCTGATCGATCACCGTCCTCGCACGGCGTCGGTCGTCGCCACCAGCGACATGCGTTTGCTGCGGTTCAACTCCCGGCAGTTTCGACAGCTGCTGACCGAGATGCCCAAGGCCGAGGAGCGCGTGATGATGACGCTGACCGAGCGTCTTCGCACCGACGACGGGTAA
- a CDS encoding metal-dependent hydrolase codes for MSSTRAANTHGLGRSSAEPRRVPTRRVSFDEALQEVPRYFAQDGDLISGHLIAALSSVFPEGEDFFVRSVRDVRSQLEDPELKRQVAGFIGQESIHGREHRAFNERLAELGYPTRIFDRITKRGLATRYKVASAKSNLAGTAALEHFTATLAEHVLTCEETRQQMGHPVVRELFEWHALEESEHKAVAFDVYRAVGGTERMRIWTMKAARFSFVLFMGLAVLGSVAGDKRTYRPGELRASWKRVRSSPILNRALWDQLREYDRRGFHPNDRDTDKLVERWRIELFGDEGSLNSKLAGAA; via the coding sequence ATGTCCTCCACCCGTGCAGCCAACACCCATGGACTAGGCCGGTCGAGCGCGGAACCCCGGCGGGTGCCCACCCGGCGCGTCTCCTTCGACGAGGCACTCCAGGAGGTTCCCCGCTACTTCGCCCAGGACGGCGACCTGATCTCGGGGCACCTCATCGCCGCACTGTCGTCGGTGTTTCCCGAGGGCGAGGACTTCTTCGTCCGTTCGGTGCGCGACGTCCGCTCCCAGCTGGAGGATCCCGAACTCAAGCGTCAGGTGGCCGGCTTCATCGGTCAGGAATCGATCCACGGGCGCGAGCACCGGGCGTTCAACGAACGCCTGGCCGAGCTGGGCTACCCGACCCGGATCTTCGACCGCATCACCAAGCGCGGGCTCGCCACCCGCTACAAGGTGGCCTCGGCCAAGTCGAACCTGGCGGGCACCGCTGCGCTGGAGCACTTCACCGCAACGCTCGCCGAGCATGTGTTGACCTGTGAGGAGACCCGCCAACAGATGGGTCACCCGGTGGTGCGCGAGCTGTTCGAATGGCATGCGTTGGAGGAGTCCGAGCACAAGGCGGTGGCCTTCGACGTCTATCGGGCGGTCGGCGGCACCGAACGCATGCGCATCTGGACGATGAAGGCCGCCAGGTTCAGCTTCGTTCTGTTCATGGGGCTCGCCGTGCTCGGCTCGGTGGCGGGCGACAAACGCACCTACCGGCCCGGTGAGCTGCGGGCCAGTTGGAAGCGGGTGAGGTCCTCGCCCATCCTCAACCGGGCGCTGTGGGACCAACTGCGGGAGTACGACCGGCGCGGGTTCCACCCGAACGACCGTGACACCGACAAGTTGGTCGAGCGGTGGCGCATCGAGCTTTTCGGCGACGAGGGCAGCCTCAACTCCAAGCTGGCCGGAGCCGCCTGA
- the rpiB gene encoding ribose 5-phosphate isomerase B, producing the protein MRIAVGADHAGFELKQGLAELLRGLGHEVNDVGTHSEERCDYPDFGAAIGRAVTSGQSELGVGVCGSGIGIAIAANKVAGVRAATVHDVTSARLAREHNDANVFCIGSRLVGHQVAVEALEAFLTAEFQGGRHSARVAKLDELPG; encoded by the coding sequence ATGCGTATTGCCGTTGGCGCCGATCACGCCGGGTTCGAACTGAAGCAAGGCCTCGCCGAGCTGCTGCGTGGCCTCGGCCACGAGGTGAACGACGTCGGGACCCACTCCGAGGAGCGTTGCGACTACCCGGACTTCGGGGCGGCGATCGGCAGGGCCGTCACGTCCGGGCAATCCGAACTGGGCGTCGGCGTGTGCGGCTCGGGCATCGGCATCGCCATCGCGGCCAACAAGGTCGCCGGCGTTCGTGCGGCCACGGTGCACGACGTCACCTCGGCCCGTCTGGCCCGTGAGCACAACGACGCCAACGTGTTCTGCATCGGCTCCCGCCTGGTCGGTCACCAGGTGGCCGTCGAGGCCCTGGAGGCGTTTCTGACCGCCGAGTTTCAGGGCGGACGACACAGCGCCCGGGTGGCCAAGCTCGACGAGCTGCCCGGCTGA
- a CDS encoding serine hydroxymethyltransferase, whose amino-acid sequence MGWPSSPDTEIEQLLAAELDRQQTGLQLIASENFASPAVMAATGTVLTNKYSEGYPKKRYYGGNAIVDDIEDLARDRVCALFGAEHANVQPHSGANANVAVYLAMLQAGDTVLGMSLDHGGHLTHGSPVNISGLFYNFVGYGLTPSDERIDYDAVRDLALEHRPKMIVAGATAYPRQIDPQIFRDIADEVGALFMFDAAHIAGLIAAGVHPNPVPVADIVTFTTHKTLRGPRGGTILCREEYAKAIDKAIFPGLQGGPLEHVIAAKAVAFREAADPSFADYGAAIVANAEALAEALAKQGFRLVSGGTDNHLLLVDLRPFDAELTGKVAQASLDAAGITLNKNTVPDDPRSPFVTSGVRIGTPAVTTQGMGTDEMPEIAELIAAVLSAPEDEAVQAEVAERTAALCARFPVYPGLIG is encoded by the coding sequence GTGGGATGGCCCTCAAGCCCAGATACCGAGATCGAGCAGCTGCTGGCCGCCGAGCTCGATCGCCAGCAGACCGGCCTGCAGCTGATCGCATCGGAGAACTTTGCGTCGCCGGCTGTGATGGCGGCCACCGGCACGGTGCTGACCAACAAGTACTCCGAGGGTTACCCGAAGAAGCGCTATTACGGCGGTAACGCGATCGTCGACGACATCGAGGACCTGGCTCGCGACCGGGTGTGCGCGCTCTTCGGCGCCGAGCACGCCAACGTGCAGCCCCACTCGGGTGCCAACGCCAACGTGGCGGTGTACCTGGCGATGCTCCAGGCGGGTGACACCGTGCTGGGCATGAGCCTGGACCACGGCGGCCACCTCACCCACGGCAGCCCGGTCAACATCTCCGGGTTGTTCTACAACTTCGTCGGGTACGGGTTGACGCCCTCCGACGAGCGCATCGACTACGACGCGGTTCGCGACCTGGCCCTCGAGCACCGGCCCAAGATGATCGTCGCCGGCGCCACCGCCTACCCCCGGCAGATCGATCCTCAGATCTTCCGCGACATCGCCGACGAGGTCGGGGCGCTGTTCATGTTTGACGCTGCCCACATCGCCGGGCTGATCGCTGCGGGCGTCCATCCCAACCCGGTCCCGGTGGCCGACATCGTCACCTTCACCACCCACAAGACGCTGCGGGGGCCCCGAGGCGGCACGATCCTGTGCCGCGAGGAGTACGCCAAGGCGATCGACAAGGCGATCTTCCCCGGCCTTCAGGGTGGGCCGCTCGAGCACGTGATCGCCGCCAAGGCGGTCGCCTTCCGGGAGGCGGCCGACCCCAGCTTTGCCGACTATGGCGCCGCCATCGTCGCCAACGCCGAAGCGCTGGCCGAGGCGCTGGCCAAGCAGGGCTTCCGCCTGGTGTCGGGCGGCACCGACAACCACCTGTTGCTGGTCGACCTGCGCCCCTTCGACGCCGAGCTGACCGGCAAGGTGGCCCAGGCGTCGCTCGACGCGGCGGGCATCACGCTGAACAAGAACACCGTGCCCGACGACCCCCGTTCGCCGTTCGTCACCAGCGGCGTGCGCATCGGCACCCCGGCGGTCACCACCCAGGGGATGGGCACCGACGAGATGCCCGAGATCGCCGAGCTGATCGCCGCCGTGCTGTCGGCGCCCGAGGACGAGGCGGTCCAGGCCGAGGTTGCCGAACGCACCGCCGCGCTGTGTGCCCGCTTTCCCGTGTACCCGGGCCTTATTGGGTGA
- a CDS encoding alpha/beta hydrolase, producing MRSTAPSPPPWPAATRACRADDNSPPVGKTGSMRSTSRLHPVASIARSLLGAISGRSDEIVRDGRRLDPEVQAMLKLSDRVSPLDNRDVESARADMVRAAILGPRGPKSVHSWERDLPGPAGPLRVRFYRDANLEPSPPAICFFHGGGWVIGDLDTHDGPCRVLAARSGAVVMSVDYRLAPEAPYPAAVEDCLAAYAWLSEHAVELGVDAGAIALMGDSAGGNLAALVALAARDQGLRAPALQALIYPATDFTMSLNSIDTFADGFLLTRESMEWFRGTYLADSGRWRDPAASPLYADLAGVAPALVFTAGFDPLRDEGQAYAARLADAGVPVMSRCFDELIHGFYNVAITRASVAAYEEVDDAVGHALHHGLAVSPR from the coding sequence ATGAGGTCAACCGCACCATCGCCGCCGCCCTGGCCGGCAGCCACCCGAGCCTGCAGAGCTGACGACAACTCCCCGCCGGTGGGCAAGACTGGATCGATGCGCTCCACCTCACGTCTGCACCCCGTCGCATCGATCGCCCGCTCGCTGCTCGGCGCCATCTCCGGGCGCAGCGACGAGATCGTCCGAGACGGCCGGCGCCTCGACCCCGAGGTGCAGGCGATGCTGAAGCTGTCCGACCGGGTTTCCCCGCTGGACAACCGCGACGTCGAATCCGCGCGGGCCGACATGGTTCGGGCGGCGATCCTCGGGCCGCGAGGACCGAAGAGCGTGCACTCCTGGGAGCGTGACCTGCCCGGTCCGGCGGGACCGCTGCGGGTGCGGTTCTACCGCGACGCCAACCTCGAGCCGAGCCCACCGGCGATCTGTTTCTTCCACGGCGGCGGGTGGGTGATCGGCGACCTCGACACCCATGACGGACCCTGCCGGGTGCTCGCCGCCCGCTCGGGCGCCGTCGTCATGTCGGTCGACTACCGCCTGGCCCCAGAGGCCCCCTACCCCGCCGCCGTCGAGGACTGCCTGGCCGCCTACGCATGGCTGTCCGAGCACGCGGTCGAACTGGGTGTCGACGCCGGAGCGATCGCCCTGATGGGCGACTCGGCGGGCGGCAACCTGGCGGCGCTGGTCGCCCTCGCCGCCCGCGACCAGGGCCTGCGGGCGCCGGCACTGCAGGCGCTCATCTACCCGGCCACCGACTTCACGATGTCGCTGAACTCGATCGACACGTTCGCCGACGGGTTCCTCCTGACCAGGGAGTCCATGGAGTGGTTTCGGGGGACCTACCTGGCCGATTCCGGGCGCTGGCGGGATCCGGCCGCCTCGCCGCTGTACGCCGACCTGGCGGGGGTGGCGCCGGCGTTGGTGTTCACCGCCGGGTTCGATCCGCTGCGCGACGAGGGCCAGGCCTACGCCGCCCGTCTCGCCGACGCCGGGGTGCCGGTCATGTCGCGGTGCTTCGACGAGCTGATCCACGGCTTCTACAACGTGGCGATCACCCGGGCGAGCGTCGCCGCCTACGAGGAGGTCGACGACGCCGTCGGCCATGCGCTGCACCATGGCCTGGCTGTTTCGCCACGGTGA